Genomic segment of Macellibacteroides fermentans:
CATAATTACCCAACAAGTCGTTGAGGGCTTCAAAATCGACCTTTCCCTCTTTGATAACTTCGGGGAAAATCTGTTTGAGTTGTTCCAGATTTTGTGCAACCAAGTCGGCACTTTTGCTCTCGGCTTGCGGTATGTTTGTCTTTTGCATAGCTATATCAATTGATTTTTCAATATTTTTTCTTGTTGTTGTAACTCTTTCAGTTTTGTTGTCAGCTTTAAACGGAGGTTGAATTGCGTTTCCGCTTTTACTTCAGCGGTTATTCGTTTTTGTTCCATGCGGTTGGTATTTAACTGTTCCAGCAAGACACGGTATTGCTCTGTTTTCTGCCTGTCGCTTTCGAGATAGATACCTGCCTCGTCGGAAACTGCCAGCATCAACAGGCGGTTTGCCAAGGCTTCGAATAGTTCTTTCAGTGAATTACAGCGGATGCGTGTTATATCTAACGAAGGCAACCAAGCACGGATAATGCTATCGTCGCCTTCAGGTACAAAGAAACGGGTTATTTGATGTTCTTCCATCACCCGCCTTGTTTTATCCGCCTGATTGATTCGTTTTACGCACCAATTCACACAAAAACTTTCGCCACAATGAATCACTAAAAACATCGGAGCAGGAAAGGCTTTCTGTACCATGGTAGCTACCGGCATCGCTTTAGCCGGATTCTTGATACTTGCTTCGGCAATGGTGATTTGGTCGTAAGCCTGTTCATCATCCATGTATGCAGCCAATCCAATGGTGCGGGTCTGCAATAAACCTTTCATCGTGAGCTTTTCTATCTCTTCACGCAACAATCGTTTTTCCCCGGAAGACAAAGGCGCTTTCTCGGCAAAAAGTTTTTTGCTGATAGGCGTATTGATTAATGCCCCGGACGGTATGTTGAAGTACTCTATCATTATAGGTTGATTTTTCTTATCCTGCCGGTAAGCTCTTCCATCCTCTCGATAATTTTATCGAATGTTTTTTTCTCTTTATCATAAATGAAACTCTCTTTCATGTTTTCGTAATCTTTTCTCCAACTCCCCATCAAGTGGTCGGGAGGACAAATCCGGATCTGAACAGGTTCGTGTGTTGTATAGTCAACATCCTTTATGCTGTTGAACTTTTGACGATGACTGACAACGGCTTTGTATAAGTCCGTATCTTGCAACGCTGATTGAGCGAAAGAGCTATCCATCATCTTTTCCAAATCGTATAAATGTCTTGACATCCTATCCGTGCGTGGATTTTCCTTTTGATACTCCTCGTGCAACAAGAATATTTTTTCCAAAAAGGTACGTTCCGGTAATACGGACTTAAAAAGTGACTTTATTTCGCTATCAATTTCAGGAAACCGGGAATGGATAAGCGTTGCAATTTCTCGATTTTCAAACGGCTCGTCAAGAGACATGGCACTGAACTCAATCTTGACAACCGGAAGGAGGTAATCTATTTTAGTCGGAAGAATACTTTTGTATTTTACTTCTACTAAAGTTACCATATCGCTACTGTTTTTTGTAACAAGCTCAATTTTATAACCTGTTATTCCTTCTGAAGAAAGTATACCATCTAACTCGGGGAGCAACTTCTCTTCTATGTAATGGAAAGCTTCTCGGCGAATTTTTGTTCGTTGCTGATTGGTTTCTTCAGGTAGATCGAAAAACGAACGACTTATAGTCAAATCTATATCTTCACTGAAGCGACTAATCAATCCCCACGCTTTACTGAGGGAAGTTCCGCCCTTGAATTGCAGAAAATCCGCCCACGAAGATTTTGACAATGCTGCCAAAATGGCCGTTACCCACCAATCCTTTTCAATTGCCTGTTCTGCTGAAATTTTTCTGGCCACTGCTGTTTGTTGTAGCAAAACCATTTTTTCATCTTCGCTATAATTCAGCCAAATACTCATTCTGTTACTGTTTTTATGATTGGTAATAGCAATTCTTTCATCCATACCGGCGACAGGTATAAATCGTGCATCATTGTTGCTCGCTCTTCGGCATCACTCTCCGAAAGAAGCTTACTTATTTTGTCCTTTATTTCGTCCGTTACCTGATTTTCTCCAAGTTCTTTTAGTGCAATAATTATCAATGGCAGAAGCTTACCCTTGAATTGAAAGTTTTTCTGAACAACATTTTTGAAAATAATATTTCTTTCGCCAACTTGCACTTTTCGCTTAGCTCCGTTGGTAATATATACGGCGTTCATCGGTACTTGAGTAGAAAAGCCCAAAATATTTAAGGCAGTATCACCGGTTGGCATAATCTGAGCCCTGTCTCGTTCGGCTATTTTGTGGGCAATTTGGTCAATCGTAGGGTGCAGAACACCAAATTGCGTTTTTATGGGATTCATATAGATGCCGGTTGCCACACGAACAATGATGCCTTCATTTTGCAGACGGGATAACGTTCGGGTAACAAGGCTATCATTATTTAAATCTTCAAAATCACGCACAGTGAACAAGTCGCCTTTCTTAAAGCGAGTTACTCGATCTCTAACTTTTTGTGAAATATTCTCTTCCATTATTAAACCCCAATAATATTGTCCGAAATATTCGGTAGATTTCGGACAAAGATAAAGAATTATTTCCGCTTGACAACAACAAATGCCACAATATCAAAATCGCTTTGTGAGGTAACCCCTTCGGCATTGAGCGAAACTAATTCTGTAGAGAAAAACGAAGCAGCACCTACCTCTTGCGATTTACCGATAACGCTCTCAATGGCTAACTGAAAAGCGGACGAATAGGCTTTCATATTGGCATAGTTCTTTGTCTCTCTTTTCAGTTGTTGCGCTAACTCTGCCAGCACTTCCGTTTTGCCCTGACACAGTTTTTTCAGGTAATCCAGACAACGTTTTCCCTGCATATAGCCTAAAACCGTTTCTCCATCTTCGCCCATATACACCAAATAATAGGGAGCCAACAGACTTTGGCCTTTTTGTTGTACAGAGCTACGCATACAGAAAATAGTGCCGGGCGGTATATCTTCATCGTCTATTTCGACCACGGTATGGACGCCCAACGGAATATCCTGCAAATCGGCAAGGTGGTTTTTCTCGTATTCCATAATATCCATTCGGAAATCGTTCATGTTGGTGTCTGTAATGGTTATTCCTCCTTGAATGTCTTCCAAATCGAGTACTGTACTTTGGAGTTGCTCCAACTGTTTACGACGATATTCCAAATCGGTCATTTCGTCGTTTTCGTTCATCTCTATGAGATTCTCCTCTCCGGTAGCGGAAATATCGAGTAAGACCATCTTCCCTTTCACCCGGCTCTCTAAGTTGATATATTCATTCAGCTCCATATTCGGCCAGAAATTGACCAACTGGATTTGTTCATTCTTGGAGCCTAAGCGGTCGATACGACCGAAACGTTGAATGATACGCACCGGATTCCAATGAATATCATAGTTTACCAAATAGTCACAATCTTGCAGGTTTTGTCCTTCCGAAATACAATCGGTGGCAATGAGCAGGTCTATCTCTCTTTTGACATTCGGATAGGTTTTATCACGCTCTTTTGAATAAGGCGAGAAATGAGTAAGCAGTTCGTTCATCTCTTTCCTTTCTATATCAGGGAAGTTTGTTTTATTTGTCCCGCTTCCTTTTATCAAAGCGGTAAATAAGCCATATTCATCCAATATCCATTCTGACAATTCTTGATAAAGATAGGTAGCCGTATCCGCAAAAGCGGTAAAAACAATGACTTTTTTATTGTCTTCGTTGATCGGGTTTTCTATTTTGCGGGCGATGACCTCTTTCAGTCGTGTCAGTTTTTCATCACGAGCAGCCGATATGGTGGCGGCACTCTCCATTAGCTTTGTAAGTGTATCGCGGTCGTATTCTAACTCTTGTCGCCATTTTACCAAATCAATATCTTGAAGTAATACTTTTACCTTGTTGCCAATCAAATAATCACTTTCATCCTCTTCTATATCAACATTATCTATGGTAATGGATTTATCCGACAATTCGGATATATGTTCTATCTTGTATAAATTTTGATTGACTTGCTCTAATAGCGCTTTTACACTCAGATAAAAAGAATAAATGGAACTCTCCATCCGTTTCAGGTAATTCACCCGCATAAGGTCAACTAAGTTCTTTTCCCGGTCGGACTGCGTAAAAACACTTCCCGTACTCAACTGATAGTCATATTTTGCCGCATATTCCGCTTTTTTCTCCTCTTTCAGTGAAGATACGGGCGAGTAATTTGCCAGATTCAGCTTCCGAATAGCATTGTTGATGTTACGTAACGAAGGAAACAGTTGTTCACTGTCGATATCGGTTTTTTCGTTTATCGGTCTCAGACGGGTCGGAAACCTTCCCACATCCGCCGAATCGTAATATTTCACGATATGCTTGCGTGAACGGGCGATAGTAAGCATGTCCAATAGTTTGAAATAACGATTATCCAACCGGTCGAACAACTCGTTTATATTCCGATCCGAATATTTTGCCCAATCGGAAAACTGCCGCTGCGCCAGCTTCATTACGTTGGATATATTATCTATGCCCTCTTCTTCGAATACGCTGTCGTCGCCTTCCGTGATAAACGATATTTGGTTTTTGAGATCATTCATCCGGTTGTTCACCGGTGTCGCCGAAAGCATCAACAGTTTTGTTTTTACACCCTTTTTGATGACTTCATTCATCATTCGGGCATAACGGGTCATTTCGCCTTTAGAGGGATAATTATTCCGGAAATTGTGTGATTCGTCAATGACCACCAAGTCGTAGTTTGCCCAATTGATAGCGGCAAGGTCTATATCGCCCGACTTTCCACGAAGACGGGTTAAGTCGGTGTGACATAATACATCGTAGTTGAAACGGTCGTTGATAAGAATGTTGCGTTTGTCATTCTGTGTATAAACCGTCCAGTTGTCGCGCAATTTTTTGGGACAAAGAACAAGCACCCGGTCGTTTCGCAATTCATAATATTTGATAACGGCAAGTGCCTCAAAGGTTTTACCCAGCCCCACACTATCAGCTATGATACAACCGCCATACTTCTCTATCTTCTCAATGGCTCCCATTACTCCATCTTGCTGAAATTTGTAGAGCTTTTTCCAAATCTCCTTTTCCTTAAAGCCGGTCTTGGATTTAAAGATCTTATCGTCGGCAAAGTCAACGATAGAGTAGTGGAACAGATGGTGCAATATCATGTAATAGACTGAATCGGGAGAATAATCCCTATATCCCTTTTTCAGTTCTTCAATAGCCAATTTTGTGATCTCCTTAGTCAGGGTTGAGTCCGTCCAAGTCTGATCATATATCTGTTTGAGTTGGACAACTTCATTATTCCCGTCTTGTAAAATATGTTGCTGCGGATTTTTAGCGCCGATAAAACCTAAGGTGTCTGCACTGAAATCTGCCATCCCTGAATGAATCACACAACCTTCATTCTCTTTTTCAACAAAAATCAACTTAAATCCAAAAGCATTGGGAACTTTAAGCGCACGGATGCGGCTTCTTTCAAGGATACGGCTGCACTCTTCGGCTGCCGTTCTCAACAGCAGTTGTCTTTTAAGCTCTCCCTCCTCAGTCGCACCCCAAAATGAATTATCCATCGCAATGGAGACTCCATTTGCTTTATTTGTTTGCGGATTGGTCAAAAGTAAAATGTTTAGCCCCTTGACATGTTTCATCTTTTCACGCAAAAGATAAAAAGCATAGATGCTGAACATCCCGGTACTAATAGAGACAATCGTGCTATTGTCTATTCTCTGTGATAATTCATTCTCGACCGTCCGGCCTTGCTTGTTATCTAATATCTTCATGCTTCGGCAGGTATTACTCTTTAGTCGTATTAAATAACACTCTCACATCCACATCCAATGCTTCCGCTATAAGCCCGAACACCTCTACCGAGGGCTGCGCTTTGTTAGAACACCATCGGGATATGGTTGTTTCATTTTTAGCTATTCTCTCCGCAAGCCAGCGATTGGTTTTGCCTTTTTCAGCTAAAACGACCTTAATTCTATTTGTGACTTTTCTCTCTGACATACTTGTCTTATTTAGTCAAACATTTGATGTTATTAGATGCAAATATAGCGTTTTTATTTAAACTAAATCGTATAACATTCAATTTATCATACAATCATAGGACAAGGCTGCATTAGTGCAAGGTGCAAGTATCTATATATAGATAAACTTGCACCTTGCACCAATATTAAGATATTGTGATTCAGAATAGTTGTTGATTCAAAAATAAGTTGTAACTTTGAACCTGAGTTTTATGCAGACAAATTGCGGACAATAGTAGCCAGAACTGCCAAAATAAAGAGCAGAAATGGGAACTAACCTAATTTGTACCCCATAGAGATCTTTGAGAAGATAATTCACTGAATATTAACGGTCTGATGTATTAAGTTCATAATCCGTCCGGACCGCTTTCGAAAGAAGCAAAATAAAGTAAAGCTCTGTAATTCAATGATTACAGGGCTTTTTCTTTTTCCTCACTTAGGCAAAAAATAGCAGTTTAGAGCAGTCTTCACGTGGCTTATTCGTGGAGCTTCTTGAAAGCCGTTTTTGCTCCCACAGATTGACTTATTTTACTCTGATTGTCAGTGTTTTGGGTAGTTAGTTTTTGAGCCATCATGGATTAATAAAACATTCTGAGTTAAAATACAAGAAAATGAATAGTTGCCGGCTCAAACTGCCGTATATACCTAAACAAGGTTTGAAATAAACTTTCGGTTACTTTAAATCTACTTGCAACTTTCTTAAAATAGGGTTTTTCAGATATATATTATAATTTACTCAATAACTGAAGTAAATATACTCATTGTATTTACTTCAGTTACTTGTATTTCGCCGGTTATTTCACCGGGATGCATATCTCTACTATCCAAGGTGCATCGGCATCTTGAGTATCTCCGGCGCAGCCCAGGTATAGTTCATAATGATCGCGCATGTCATTTTCATATCCCTTTTCAAGAAAAGCCTCATCTGCTTTTTTCCACGCTTCTCCGTATTCGGACATGGTTACTTCTACCTGCATCACAAAATACTTGCCTCCGCTTATCGTATAGTGCTTCATTCCTTCGCCGGGTTCAATTCCGGAGATATTTTCCAGACATGCGTCCGAACGTAATTTTTCAGCCGGAGTTTGCATCGGATCGTCATGATATACGCCTGCCATTCTGGGGGAGGCAGCCCAAAGGTTGTTTGC
This window contains:
- a CDS encoding DUF4391 domain-containing protein, with product MIEYFNIPSGALINTPISKKLFAEKAPLSSGEKRLLREEIEKLTMKGLLQTRTIGLAAYMDDEQAYDQITIAEASIKNPAKAMPVATMVQKAFPAPMFLVIHCGESFCVNWCVKRINQADKTRRVMEEHQITRFFVPEGDDSIIRAWLPSLDITRIRCNSLKELFEALANRLLMLAVSDEAGIYLESDRQKTEQYRVLLEQLNTNRMEQKRITAEVKAETQFNLRLKLTTKLKELQQQEKILKNQLI
- a CDS encoding nucleotidyl transferase AbiEii/AbiGii toxin family protein, translating into MDERIAITNHKNSNRMSIWLNYSEDEKMVLLQQTAVARKISAEQAIEKDWWVTAILAALSKSSWADFLQFKGGTSLSKAWGLISRFSEDIDLTISRSFFDLPEETNQQRTKIRREAFHYIEEKLLPELDGILSSEGITGYKIELVTKNSSDMVTLVEVKYKSILPTKIDYLLPVVKIEFSAMSLDEPFENREIATLIHSRFPEIDSEIKSLFKSVLPERTFLEKIFLLHEEYQKENPRTDRMSRHLYDLEKMMDSSFAQSALQDTDLYKAVVSHRQKFNSIKDVDYTTHEPVQIRICPPDHLMGSWRKDYENMKESFIYDKEKKTFDKIIERMEELTGRIRKINL
- a CDS encoding DUF6088 family protein; the protein is MEENISQKVRDRVTRFKKGDLFTVRDFEDLNNDSLVTRTLSRLQNEGIIVRVATGIYMNPIKTQFGVLHPTIDQIAHKIAERDRAQIMPTGDTALNILGFSTQVPMNAVYITNGAKRKVQVGERNIIFKNVVQKNFQFKGKLLPLIIIALKELGENQVTDEIKDKISKLLSESDAEERATMMHDLYLSPVWMKELLLPIIKTVTE
- a CDS encoding helicase-related protein, with the translated sequence MKILDNKQGRTVENELSQRIDNSTIVSISTGMFSIYAFYLLREKMKHVKGLNILLLTNPQTNKANGVSIAMDNSFWGATEEGELKRQLLLRTAAEECSRILERSRIRALKVPNAFGFKLIFVEKENEGCVIHSGMADFSADTLGFIGAKNPQQHILQDGNNEVVQLKQIYDQTWTDSTLTKEITKLAIEELKKGYRDYSPDSVYYMILHHLFHYSIVDFADDKIFKSKTGFKEKEIWKKLYKFQQDGVMGAIEKIEKYGGCIIADSVGLGKTFEALAVIKYYELRNDRVLVLCPKKLRDNWTVYTQNDKRNILINDRFNYDVLCHTDLTRLRGKSGDIDLAAINWANYDLVVIDESHNFRNNYPSKGEMTRYARMMNEVIKKGVKTKLLMLSATPVNNRMNDLKNQISFITEGDDSVFEEEGIDNISNVMKLAQRQFSDWAKYSDRNINELFDRLDNRYFKLLDMLTIARSRKHIVKYYDSADVGRFPTRLRPINEKTDIDSEQLFPSLRNINNAIRKLNLANYSPVSSLKEEKKAEYAAKYDYQLSTGSVFTQSDREKNLVDLMRVNYLKRMESSIYSFYLSVKALLEQVNQNLYKIEHISELSDKSITIDNVDIEEDESDYLIGNKVKVLLQDIDLVKWRQELEYDRDTLTKLMESAATISAARDEKLTRLKEVIARKIENPINEDNKKVIVFTAFADTATYLYQELSEWILDEYGLFTALIKGSGTNKTNFPDIERKEMNELLTHFSPYSKERDKTYPNVKREIDLLIATDCISEGQNLQDCDYLVNYDIHWNPVRIIQRFGRIDRLGSKNEQIQLVNFWPNMELNEYINLESRVKGKMVLLDISATGEENLIEMNENDEMTDLEYRRKQLEQLQSTVLDLEDIQGGITITDTNMNDFRMDIMEYEKNHLADLQDIPLGVHTVVEIDDEDIPPGTIFCMRSSVQQKGQSLLAPYYLVYMGEDGETVLGYMQGKRCLDYLKKLCQGKTEVLAELAQQLKRETKNYANMKAYSSAFQLAIESVIGKSQEVGAASFFSTELVSLNAEGVTSQSDFDIVAFVVVKRK
- a CDS encoding helix-turn-helix transcriptional regulator, whose amino-acid sequence is MSERKVTNRIKVVLAEKGKTNRWLAERIAKNETTISRWCSNKAQPSVEVFGLIAEALDVDVRVLFNTTKE
- a CDS encoding AraC family transcriptional regulator, yielding MKINSSEIKNLNPINTIAISHIGTYAGIAGAFEKLAAWAGANNLWAASPRMAGVYHDDPMQTPAEKLRSDACLENISGIEPGEGMKHYTISGGKYFVMQVEVTMSEYGEAWKKADEAFLEKGYENDMRDHYELYLGCAGDTQDADAPWIVEICIPVK